In a single window of the Littorina saxatilis isolate snail1 linkage group LG5, US_GU_Lsax_2.0, whole genome shotgun sequence genome:
- the LOC138966740 gene encoding 3'-5' exoribonuclease HELZ2-like isoform X1 yields MGLYGSKPENNLTMEEGRESPPSADEQQTSEDGSDSASVRQSDTPESSENFGDAQRAVEIFEGDPHEDFLEAIEPFFTRAERAISHERFDFSAAKDLVLVLRDLGQRYEAKGCTEASLEETVMTRALKTVFDLMDGVNLSQAEVYDPRQTMVYLYCAMAVFPRTLRLERNAQGILLYHFSPKGSVCPRQLEELNRFCALKTECEGTKGWPNLLQHKRLLADLAAWLEVDMTPIAHMISSKSMTILSILVGETRKMSALPGMSTVSDRMERLLEMNVVVAASSFVRKGFLREAKDYRRILMRVDTSRLPPFLATRYAYVNARLLNNCREFAKALNIARDAITAVTDPEERREFEQLINEINDALETVSQGRHNQGPADPQWLEGTYALTNQNGRAAQEAARQSYLAQARRRRVRTVSVSRRGQTPSPAPLSRQSGGAAQGTFRGGRSRSSSLSYSPNTSHSLYSSSPASVSTYSAGDHSEGASVAPASFSSRENLLDSDWDDSDDQEEEVYDPDREVRFVDGYDPDADSTAETEAGDFEETSMVETLTAGDEDGQDWFEKSEEALQSREEEEGGEEEASIELSERQKGNFNKGDRGNVFYPTLLRNAEAEQLLWSDRTKYVRCQIKIERAHKSIARVLDSRCKHSEILIVGRSRANQTYMDDEVVVEITAEPGTNRSQQQVNGVRQAGADNSVEKLPHGKVVGLLNRVNYSDVDHPVLFCTLDEMEGHLMKPLCKTVPKIHVLNDLVRRKYLALKKNRIELKKISPEGEVIHTGFLNVEQDKREQYVFKVAILAWRPQTIYPLGAVLSAHIGGRDYAGGLQVLSMQQRVPKRYPRAAVESTKVLLQQTLSKKGRQDLTELRLFTIDPPGSKDIDDAISIQKKGTHYVIGVHIADVAAQVAKDSGVDQEARKRAVTFYPLNRRPHAMLPEPLSHGKCSLLQDQERLALSVFFTFNEKGKQVQEPSIQKTVIRSCRQLTYEEAQKVIKAEENVNVDSMVQEDIRQLHKITSQLKEMRQKHSMLFVPFEDPRLHDLERLNEHTEAHSLIEELMILANATVASYLTKRPRYRDVMLVRTHTAPSWEELAQWREAEGSVTDLVMQLQGKKVTPTGTQLSLSTSVPTESAARKQKNVVLQKEVWHKLCQCLEEGELTEARRLVYMDALHPLQCLAASRWMNLMETAQYGCCLGLNRPDLRHFGLDLDVYTHFTSPIRRYADVYVQRLLHAALSGAAPDSTPDDVTALCCVINSATSRQKAFGKGCMSLKVSESLQRQPLLFRAYVDKVDEEQLTVCVPSLLKVSDRKQDLPFSILGVSSQPELVTDTITKIDSVTVQWNKRIYEKNGLCPGSLRPIWEHLDRSAEREQAALQNLPSEARKQKKMQPLIMYISPDQLSKSVRHADWIHILQNLTSGRDQAWNAAPQALDRVPRPANGPAGRDHVEAEYMSCEKGDRTVSVRPVKFKRVYTQGQVVQVQMSAQPKSGLLKPRVEVLHTAHNASVCTQHVSEPVPVLTSFATRATRDQNFTTYLEYARAWMPLLEMEAAVEAGNNDGGVVIENVPVSLKIQTLSNNLRYRGSFELDAKFCFDRCIDFGGKSSDTIEEEEFKSDNSYPLDYLCLRYKMKCSDAVISRVRNSEVPEAVDTHFTWLAHASVVRVNHLDKKSESGGKLVITFVLTNSSPQPPPQLMAKAGDKVTIEVLPKSEVDRRCQMALLLLEDETRELARAIAFGRSIPKLESDHKKLALRLGMRPEKYDVLVNDETARHLPRNNPDQESAIKMALTHSLALVQGPPGTGKTNTGIKLVYLFSKINRQLEAEGKGKKTVLYCGPSNKSVDLVARELRSKLGSKCPKIVRMYGSAIERKDYPVPTGDLRSSKNLRDLNSDPSLQDISLHHLIRMDDRKHAEEIIRFDSHFQKCILYPRKFKATSNDLKNYRKLVNKASLLELGKYEVVLTTTSVGGNHKLIKGTNKSIYQVMIDECAMSTEPQSMVPITATKAKQVVLIGDHKQLRPIIKCQPASELGLDRSLFERLFTRFPSYTVFLGTQYRMHPQICAFPSKEFYENKLETGRSILWTGTPLSFWPRHPISNLADKVTPHILVDVRGVEETLSVTTEDGNERSKSNALEAEKVVEILTFLKQQHKVETGCVKILTQYNAQRSMLEKKLRDLCMDRSQNVFDRYDVNKLQISTVVSSQGGEWDYVILSTVRSIPSYMIEPNPTHGWCRQNLGFITDRNQVNVALTRARRGLFIVGNVELLRCDEVWSHLVKRYELLNCAFSDPSLFPPPPPARPRNRRHHSQHTGAATNSWQRA; encoded by the exons ATGGGACTCTA CGGCTCCAAACCTGAAAACAACCTCAccatggaggaagggagagaatccCCGCCCTCGGCTGACGAACAGCAGACTTCAGAAGACGGCAGTGACAGCGCATCTGTCCGGCAGTCCGACACCCCGGAGTCCAGCGAAAACTTCGGCGATGCCCAAAGAGCTGTGGAGATCTTTGAAGGTGACCCACACGAAGACTTTTTGGAAGCTATCGAGCCTTTTTTTACGAGGGCAGAAAGAGCGATCTCCCACGAGCGCTTCGATTTCAGTGCGGCAAAAGATCTTGTGCTGGTGTTGCGAGACCTGGGACAGCGCTACGAGGCCAAAGGCTGCACGGAGGCTTCCTTGGAAGAGACAGTGATGACCCGAGCACTGAAGACTGTCTTTGACCTAATGGATGGAGTCAACTTG AGCCAGGCAGAGGTTTATGACCCACGGCAGACAATGGTGTATCTGTACTGTG CGATGGCTGTTTTTCCGCGTACATTACGCCTGGAAAGAAACGCACAAGGCATACTGCTGTACCATTTCTCCCCCAAAGGATCTGTGTGTCCTCGTCAGCTGGAAGAACTCAACAGATTCTGTGCTCTGAAGACAGAGTGCGAAGGAACCAAAGGTTGGCCG AATCTCCTCCAGCATAAAAGACTACTAGCGGATCTTGCAGCCTGGCTGGAAGTGGACATGACACCCATTGCACACATGATCTCGAGCAAAAGTATGACGATACTGAGCATTCTCGTTGGCGAGACTCGCAAAATGTCCGCCCTGCCCGGGATGTCCACAGTGAGCGACAGGATGGAGAGACTCTTGGAGATGAACGTGGTAGTAGCAGCCTCATCTTTTGTCCGGAAAGGGTTCCTCCGAGAAGCGAAAGATTACCGCAGGATCCTGATGCGAG TGGACACAAGCAGGCTTCCCCCATTCCTCGCAACGCGTTATGCCTATGTGAACGCACGTTTGCTCAACAACTGTAGGGAGTTTGCGAAAGCGTTGAACATTGCCAGAGATGCCATCACAGCGGTCACG GATCCAGAAGAGAGGAGAGAGTTTGAGCAGTTGATCAATGAAATCAACGATGCCCTGGAGACTGTCAGTCAAGGCAGACACAATCAGGGTCCTGCTGATCCACAGTGGCTGGAAGGGACCTATGCGTTGACAAACCAG AACGGAAGAGCCGCACAGGAAGCTGCAAGGCAAAGTTATCTTGCTCAAGCCAGACGCAGGAGAG TGAGGACAGTTTCGGTGAGCAGACGAGGTCAGACACCATCACCAGCGCCACTCAGCCGCCAGTCCGGGGGAGCCGCACAAGGCACGTTCAGAGGGGGTCGCAGCAGATCTTCTTCCCTCTCTTATTCCCCAAACACCTCCCACTCGCTCTACAGCTCTTCTCCCGCAAGTGTAAGCACTTATTCGGCTGGAGATCATTCTGAAGGTGCTTCTGTCGCGCCAGCTTCTTTCTCTTCCAGAGAGAACCTCCTTGACAGCGACTGGGACGACAGTGATGACCAAGAGGAAGAGGTGTATGATCCTGATCGAGAGGTTCGCTTTGTCGATGGGTATGACCCAGATGCAGACAGTACTGCAGAAACTGAAGCTGGCGATTTTGAAGAGACTTCAATGGTTGAAACTTTGACCGCAGGAGACGAAGATGGACAGGATTGGTTTGAGAAGAGTGAAGAAGCTTTGCAGAGcagagaggaagaagaaggaggagaagaagaggcAAGCATCGAACTATCCGAGCGACAGAAGGGAAACTTCAACAAGGGTGATCGAGGGAACGTTTTCTACCCTACGCTCTTACGGAATGCTGAAGCAGAACAGCTACTGTGGAGTGACCGAACCAAGTACGTGCGCTGTCAAATAAAAATTGAACGAGCACATAAATCCATCGCAAGAGTGCTCGACTCAAGATGCAAGCACTCGGAAATCCTCATCGTGGGTCGCTCCAGGGCCAACCAGACCTACATGGACGATGAAGTTGTAGTGGAGATCACAGCAGAGCCTGGGACGAACCGAAGTCAGCAGCAAGTCAACGGAGTGAGACAAGCAGGGGCAGACAATTCTGTTGAGAAACTGCCTCATGGAAAGGTGGTGGGCCTTTTAAACAGGGTCAACTACAGCGACGTGGATCATCCTGTTCTGTTCTGTACGCTGGACGAGATGGAAGGTCATCTGATGAAGCCCCTCTGCAAGACAGTTCCGAAGATTCACGTCCTCAATGATCTGGTCCGGAGGAAATATCTAGCCTTGAAAAAGAACAGGATTGAGCTGAAGAAAATCAGCCCAGAGGGCGAGGTTATTCATACGGGGTTCCTGAATGTCGAGCAAGACAAACGTGAACAGTATGTTTTCAAGGTGGCGATCCTTGCTTGGAGACCGCAGACCATCTATCCCCTTGGTGCAGTTCTGAGTGCGCACATCGGTGGCAGGGATTATGCTGGCGGTCTTCAGGTCTTGTCTATGCAGCAGAGAGTCCCAAAACGCTACCCACGAGCGGCCGTGGAAAGCACCAAGGTTTTACTCCAGCAGACTCTGTCCAAGAAAGGCCGCCAAGACCTGACCGAGCTCAGGTTATTTACCATTGACCCGCCAGGCTCAAAGGACATTGATGACGCAATCAGCATCCAAAAGAAGGGCACTCATTACGTCATAGGGGTTCACATAGCTGACGTAGCAGCGCAGGTGGCAAAAGATAGCGGAGTTGATCAGGAAGCCAGAAAGAGGGCCGTGACTTTCTATCCGCTCAATCGCAGACCTCATGCCATGCTTCCTGAACCACTGAGTCACGGGAAATGCAGCCTGCTTCAAGACCAAGAGCGGCTGGCCCTGTCCGTCTTCTTCACATTCAATGAAAAGGGAAAACAAGTGCAAGAGCCTTCCATACAGAAGACAGTAATCAGATCCTGTCGTCAGCTCACATACGAAGAAGCACAGAAAGTGATCAAGGCAGAAGAGAATGTGAACGTTGATTCTATGGTACAAGAGGACATACGTCAGCTGCACAAGATCACCTCCCAGCTGAAAGAGATGCGCCAGAAGCACTCGATGCTCTTCGTGCCTTTTGAAGACCCACGCCTCCATGATCTGGAGCGACTGAACGAACACACTGAGGCCCATTCTCTCATAGAAGAGCTGATGATTCTGGCCAATGCAACTGTGGCCAGTTACCTGACGAAGCGACCGAGGTATCGAGACGTGATGCTGGTGCGCACTCACACAGCCCCAAGCTGGGAAGAGCTAGCCCAGTGGAGAGAGGCGGAGGGTTCGGTCACGGACCTTGTCATGCAGCTTCAAGGAAAGAAGGTCACTCCTACTGGAACACAGCTGTCCCTCAGCACCAGTGTTCCTACAGAAAGTGCGGCACGGAAGCAGAAGAACGTTGTGTTACAGAAAGAGGTGTGGCATAAGCTCTGTCAATGTCTTGAGGAAGGGGAGCTCACAGAAGCACGAAGACTGGTCTACATGGATGCCCTGCACCCCCTGCAGTGTCTGGCTGCCAGTCGTTGGATGAACCTGATGGAGACAGCCCAATATGGCTGCTGCTTGGGATTGAACAG GCCAGACCTTCGACATTTTGGCCTTGACCTTGATGTGTACACGCACTTCACTTCCCCCATACGTCGTTATGCCGACGTGTACGTACAGAGGCTTCTCCACGCTGCTCTGAGTGGCGCCGCCCCGGACAGTACTCCTGATGACGTCACGGCACTCTGCTGCGTCATCAACAGCGCCACTTCGCGACAGAAAGCGTTTGGCAAAGGCTGCATGTCACTGAAAGTGTCGGAGAGTCTCCAGCGTCAGCCACTACTGTTCCGAGCCTACGTGGATAAGGTCGACGAAGAACAGCTGACGGTGTGTGTGCCCTCCCTGCTCAAGGTGTCTGACCGCAAGCAGGATCTGCCTTTCAGCATACTGGGGGTAAGCTCTCAGCCAGAGCTCGTCACAGATACAATAACAAAGATAGATTCGGTCACAGTGCAGTGGAACAAGAGGATCTATGAAAAGAACGGCTTGTGCCCGGGAAGCCTCAGGCCTATCTGGGAACACCTAGACAGGTCTGCTGAAAGAGAACAGGCAGCCTTGCAGAATTTGCCGAGCGAAGCAAGAAAGCAAAAGAAGATGCAACCTCTGATCATGTACATCAGCCCTGATCAACTTAGCAAGTCCGTGAGGCATGCCGACTGGATCCACATCTTGCAAAATCTGACCTCCGGCAGAGATCAGGCCTGGAATGCAGCCCCTCAGGCTCTGGACAGAGTTCCACGGCCAGCGAACGGGCCGGCCGGCAGAGATCATGTTGAAGCAGAGTACATGTCCTGCGAAAAGGGGGACAGGACCGTTTCCGTTCGTCCTGTCAAGTTCAAGAGAGTCTACACGCAGGGGCAGGTCGTACAAGTTCAGATGTCTGCTCAACCCAAAAGCGGGCTGCTAAAACCACGCGTGGAAGTACTGCACACGGCTCACAACGCAAGCGTGTGTACACAGCACGTCAGTGAACCTGTCCCAGTGTTGACCAGTTTCGCCACACGCGCGACTCGTGACCAAAACTTCACTACATACCTGGAGTATGCGCGAGCATGGATGCCTCTGTTGGAAATGGAAGCTGCAGTGGAGGCTGGGAACAATGATGGCGGTGTCGTCATTGAGAACGTCCCCGTGTCCCTCAAGATTCAAACGCTTTCAAACAACCTGCGTTACCGAGGCAGCTTTGAGCTGGACGCAAAGTTCTGTTTTGACAGATGCATCGACTTTGGAGGGAAATCTTCAGACACgatagaagaagaagagttcaAGAGTGACAACTCCTACCCGCTGGACTACCTCTGCCTGCGCTACAAGATGAAATGCTCAGATGCCGTGATATCCAGAGTGAGAAACAGTGAGGTCCCAGAGGCAGTGGACACACACTTCACCTGGCTAGCTCATGCCAGTGTGGTTCGCGTGAACCACTTAGACAAGAAGAGTGAAAGCGGCGGGAAGCTGGTGATCACTTTCGTCCTGACAAACTCCTCGCCTCAACCACCTCCCCAGCTCATGGCCAAAGCAGGGGACAAAGTCACAATAGAGGTTCTGCCCAAATCTGAAGTTGACAG GCGATGTCAAATGGCACTTCTTCTGCTTGAGGATGAGACGCGTGAACTGGCACGGGCGATTGCTTTCGGCAGATCAATTCCGAAACTGG aATCGGATCACAAAAAGCTTGCTTTGAGGCTTGGAATGAGACCAGAAAAGTACGATGTACTGGTAAACGATGAAACGGCGAGGCATCTGCCCCGTAACAACCCTGACCAGGAAAGTGCCATCAAAATGGCACTCACACACAGCTTGGCGCTTGTGCAGGGGCCACCAG GTACGGGCAAGACAAACACAGGCATCAAGCTGGTGTACCTTTTCTCGAAGATCAACCGACAGCTGGAGGCAGAAGGCAAGGGAAAGAAGACAGTGCTCTACTGTGGTCCTTCCAACAAGTCTGTTGATCTTGTTGCAA GAGAGCTGAGATCTAAGCTGGGTTCCAAATGCCCCAAGATCGTGAGGATGTACGGGTCAGCTATCGAGAGAAAAGACTACCCCGTGCCAACTGGAGATCTGAGGTCTTCCAAGAACTTGCGTGACCTGAACAGTGATCCCAGCCTACAG gacATATCTCTGCATCACCTGATCAGAATGGACGACAGAAAGCACGCTGAGGAAATAATACGCTTTGACAGCCATTTTCAAAAGTGCATTCTTTATCCACGCAAGTTCAAAGCCACAAGCAATGACCTCAAAAACTACCGCAAACTTGTCAACAAGGCTTCTCTGCTGGAACTCGGCAAGTATGAAGTGGTCCTGACTACAACTTCTGTTGGTGGGAATCACAAGCTCATCAAAGGGACAAATAAATCAATCTATCAG GTCATGATTGACGAGTGTGCAATGAGCACGGAGCCTCAGAGCATGGTTCCGATCACTGCCACCAAGGCCAAGCAGGTCGTCCTTATTGGAGACCACAAGCAGCTCAGACCCATCATCAAGTGTCAGCCGGCTTCTGAACTGGGTCTGGACCGGTCCCTCTTCGAGAGACTCTTCACAAGATTTCCTTCCTACACCGTTTTCCTCGGAACCCAGTACCGAATG CACCCTCAGATCTGTGCCTTCCCGTCAAAAGAATTTTACGAAAACAAACTGGAGACAGGAAGATCGATCTTGTGGACTGGAACCCCGCTGAGCTTCTGGCCTCGTCATCCCATTTCTAACCTGGCAGATAAAGTCACCCCCCACATTCTGGTCGACGTCAGGGGTGTGGAGGAGACACTGTCGGTCACCACGGAGGATGGCAACGAACGGTCAAAGTCCAATGCCCTGGAGGCGGAAAAAGTG GTGGAGATTCTGACTTTCCTGAAGCAGCAACACAAGGTGGAGACTGGCTGTGTTAAGATTCTGACGCAGTACAACGCTCAACGCAGCATGCTGGAGAAGAAGCTCCGTGACCTCTGCATGGACAGGAGTCAAAACGTCTTTGACCGCTATGACGTCAACAAGCTGCAGATCAGCACTGTCGTTTCCAGTCAGG GTGGAGAGTGGGACTACGTGATCCTGAGCACAGTGAGGTCAATCCCCAGCTACATGATTGAGCCAAACCCTACCCACGGCTGGTGTCGTCAGAACCTGGGCTTCATCACCGATAGAAACCAGGTCAACGTGGCTCTCACCAGAGCCAGGCGAGGACTCTTCATTGTGG GAAATGTGGAGCTGCTGAGGTGTGACGAAGTGTGGAGTCATCTGGTGAAGAGGTATGAACTACTGAACTGCGCCTTCTCAGACCCCAGCTTGtttccccctccaccccctgCTCGACCGAGGAACCGGAGGCATCATTCCCAACACACCGGTGCTGCCACCAACAGTTGGCAACGAGCTTAG